The following are encoded together in the Streptomyces sp. NBC_00341 genome:
- a CDS encoding dihydrolipoamide acetyltransferase family protein yields MTTMTETTNAARFREFKMPDVGEGLTEAEILKWFVQPGDTVTDGQVVCEVETAKAAVELPIPFDGVVHELRFGEGTTVDVGQVIIVVDVAPGSGDAAPEPAPAAEAPAPAAEPEAEAEAEAPKGRTPVLVGYGVAESSTKRRARKGTEAAPPAAASAAIQGEMNGHGTGAVVPETRPLAKPPVRKLAKDLGIDLATVSPTGEGGVITREDVHAAANPAPAPEPVQAQIPAPASAPAPSSAPAVVASMGARETRIPVKGVRKAIAQAMVGSAFTAPHVTEFVTVDVTRTMKLVAELKEDKEMAGVRVNPLLIIAKALLVAIKRHPEVNAAWDEANQEIVQKHYVNLGIAAATPRGLIVPNIKDAHEQTLPQLAASLGELVSTARDGKTSPAAMAGGTVTITNVGVFGVDTGTPILNPGESAILAVGAIKLQPWVHKGKVKPRQVTTLALSFDHRLVDGELGSKVLADVAAILEQPKRLITWA; encoded by the coding sequence GTGACAACGATGACCGAAACTACGAATGCCGCGCGCTTCCGTGAGTTCAAGATGCCCGACGTGGGCGAGGGACTGACCGAGGCCGAGATCCTCAAGTGGTTCGTCCAGCCCGGCGACACCGTCACCGACGGCCAGGTCGTCTGCGAGGTCGAGACGGCGAAGGCGGCCGTCGAGCTGCCGATCCCGTTCGACGGAGTGGTGCACGAGCTGCGCTTCGGCGAGGGCACGACCGTGGACGTCGGCCAGGTGATCATCGTCGTGGACGTGGCACCGGGCAGCGGCGACGCGGCTCCGGAACCGGCCCCCGCGGCCGAGGCCCCCGCACCCGCCGCCGAGCCGGAGGCCGAGGCCGAGGCCGAGGCGCCGAAGGGCCGTACCCCGGTCCTGGTCGGCTACGGCGTGGCCGAGTCCTCCACGAAGCGGCGCGCCCGCAAGGGCACGGAGGCCGCTCCGCCCGCCGCCGCTTCCGCCGCGATCCAGGGCGAGATGAACGGGCACGGCACGGGCGCAGTCGTGCCCGAGACCCGCCCGCTCGCGAAGCCCCCGGTGCGGAAGCTGGCGAAGGACCTGGGCATCGACCTCGCGACGGTCAGCCCGACCGGCGAGGGCGGCGTCATCACCCGCGAGGACGTGCACGCGGCGGCGAACCCGGCCCCGGCCCCCGAGCCGGTGCAGGCGCAGATCCCGGCGCCGGCTTCTGCCCCGGCCCCGTCCTCGGCACCGGCCGTGGTCGCCTCGATGGGCGCGCGCGAGACGCGCATCCCCGTCAAGGGCGTACGGAAGGCCATCGCGCAGGCGATGGTCGGCAGCGCGTTCACGGCCCCGCACGTCACGGAGTTCGTGACGGTCGACGTGACGCGCACGATGAAGCTCGTCGCGGAGCTGAAGGAGGACAAGGAGATGGCCGGGGTGCGGGTCAATCCGCTCCTGATCATCGCCAAGGCCCTCCTGGTCGCGATCAAGCGCCACCCCGAGGTCAACGCGGCCTGGGACGAGGCGAACCAGGAGATCGTGCAGAAGCACTATGTGAACCTGGGCATCGCGGCGGCCACCCCGCGCGGACTGATCGTGCCGAACATCAAGGACGCGCACGAGCAGACGCTCCCGCAACTGGCCGCGTCCCTGGGCGAGCTGGTCTCCACGGCCCGCGACGGCAAGACGTCCCCGGCGGCGATGGCGGGCGGCACGGTGACCATCACCAACGTCGGCGTCTTCGGCGTCGACACGGGCACGCCGATCCTCAACCCCGGCGAGTCCGCGATCCTCGCGGTCGGCGCGATCAAGCTCCAGCCGTGGGTCCACAAGGGCAAGGTGAAGCCCCGTCAGGTCACCACG
- a CDS encoding alpha-ketoacid dehydrogenase subunit beta has protein sequence MAMEKMSIAKALNESLRKALDTDPKVLIMGEDVGKLGGVFRITDGLQKDFGEDRVIDTPLAESGIVGTAIGLALRGYRPVVEIQFDGFVFPAYDQIVTQLAKMHARSLGKIKLPVVVRIPYGGGIGAVEHHSESPEALFAHVAGLKVVSPSNASDAYWMMQQAVQSDDPIIFFEPKRRYWDKGELDIESIPGDLHRAAVARTGTDLTLVAYGPMVKVCLEAAAAAQEEGKSVEVVDLRSMSPIDFDAIQASVEKTRRLVVVHEAPVFYGSGAEIAARITERCFYHLEAPVLRVGGYHVPYPPARLEDEYLPGLDRVLDAVDRSLAY, from the coding sequence ATGGCCATGGAAAAGATGTCCATCGCGAAGGCGCTCAACGAGTCGCTGCGCAAGGCCCTCGACACCGACCCCAAGGTCCTCATCATGGGTGAGGACGTCGGAAAGCTCGGCGGCGTCTTCCGGATCACCGACGGCCTCCAGAAGGACTTCGGCGAGGACCGCGTCATCGACACCCCGCTCGCGGAGTCCGGCATCGTCGGCACGGCGATCGGTCTGGCGCTGCGCGGCTACCGGCCCGTCGTGGAGATCCAGTTCGACGGCTTCGTCTTCCCCGCGTACGACCAGATCGTCACGCAGCTCGCGAAGATGCACGCCCGCTCGCTCGGCAAGATCAAGCTCCCGGTCGTCGTACGGATTCCCTACGGCGGCGGCATCGGCGCGGTGGAGCACCACAGCGAATCGCCCGAGGCGCTGTTCGCGCACGTCGCGGGGCTGAAGGTGGTCTCCCCGTCCAACGCCTCCGACGCGTACTGGATGATGCAGCAGGCCGTCCAGAGCGACGACCCGATCATCTTCTTCGAGCCGAAGCGGCGCTACTGGGACAAGGGGGAGCTGGACATCGAGTCCATCCCCGGCGACCTGCACCGCGCCGCCGTCGCCCGCACCGGCACGGACCTCACGCTGGTCGCGTACGGCCCGATGGTGAAGGTCTGCCTGGAGGCCGCCGCGGCCGCCCAGGAGGAGGGCAAGTCGGTCGAGGTCGTGGACCTGCGCTCGATGTCCCCGATCGACTTCGACGCCATCCAGGCCTCGGTCGAGAAGACCCGCCGCCTGGTCGTGGTGCACGAGGCGCCGGTGTTCTACGGTTCCGGCGCGGAGATCGCCGCCCGCATCACGGAGCGGTGCTTCTACCACCTGGAGGCACCCGTGCTGAGGGTCGGCGGCTACCACGTGCCGTACCCGCCGGCCCGGCTGGAGGACGAGTACCTGCCGGGTCTGGACCGTGTGCTCGACGCCGTCGACCGCTCGCTGGCGTACTGA